A window of the Streptomyces luomodiensis genome harbors these coding sequences:
- a CDS encoding RNA polymerase sigma-70 factor, giving the protein MIDATTFEEHRRMLFGIAYRMLGSVADAEDLVQDTWLRCSQVSTPVDNPAGYLARTVTNLALNRLTSAAATRERYVGPWLPEPLVTQPDAGEGVELAESVSLALLVVLESLSPLERAVFVLKEVFGFSFKEIAGMLERGEAAVRQVGRRARSHVQARRPRYDAPDEVRRRVTDEFLAACLGGDLNRMMELLAPDVTAWSDGGGKVKAALRPQQGADKVARFLAAVVSQPMDDPQVHPVDVNGRPGLLLTVAGRPDTVACAEIADARITEIRIIRNPDKLRHLARTQA; this is encoded by the coding sequence GTGATCGACGCGACCACCTTCGAAGAACACCGGCGCATGCTGTTCGGTATCGCCTACCGCATGCTCGGCAGCGTCGCCGACGCCGAGGACCTTGTGCAGGACACCTGGCTGCGCTGTAGTCAGGTGTCCACCCCGGTGGACAACCCGGCCGGCTATCTGGCCCGTACGGTCACCAACCTCGCCCTCAACCGGCTCACCTCGGCCGCCGCCACCCGCGAGCGGTACGTCGGCCCCTGGCTGCCCGAGCCGCTGGTCACCCAGCCCGACGCCGGTGAGGGGGTGGAGCTGGCCGAATCGGTGTCGCTCGCCCTGCTCGTCGTCCTCGAAAGCCTCTCCCCGCTGGAGCGGGCGGTCTTCGTGCTCAAGGAGGTCTTCGGCTTCTCCTTCAAGGAGATCGCCGGAATGCTGGAACGCGGCGAGGCGGCCGTACGGCAGGTCGGCCGCCGGGCCAGATCACACGTCCAGGCCCGGCGACCGCGCTACGACGCACCGGACGAGGTGCGGCGCCGGGTCACCGATGAGTTCCTGGCCGCCTGTCTCGGCGGCGACCTCAACCGCATGATGGAGCTGCTCGCCCCCGATGTGACGGCGTGGAGCGACGGCGGCGGCAAGGTGAAGGCCGCGCTCCGCCCGCAGCAGGGCGCGGACAAGGTCGCCCGTTTCCTCGCCGCCGTCGTCTCCCAGCCGATGGACGACCCCCAGGTGCACCCGGTCGACGTCAACGGCCGCCCGGGACTGCTCCTCACGGTCGCGGGCCGCCCGGACACCGTCGCCTGCGCGGAGATCGCGGACGCCCGCATCACCGAGATCCGCATCATCCGCAACCCGGACAAGCTGCGACACCTGGCGCGGACACAGGCGTGA
- a CDS encoding ATP-binding protein → MIEIVTVSALTAFLAAVGNGAAGEVGKQLLVSTGTLVRRTLGRETPLPATAEGREALARQMHARLSDEGGRSGEWALLLRSLPDAAVALRPVAGLPPAARDFTDRENVLRQLKREATRAAAGRPRVALLHGPPGIGTTAVALHWGAAQIARYPDGQFYVDLRDAAGEGGLEPAAVLLRLLRQMGVEPERIPPTETGREQLYRRLTAGRRALVVIDHASSVAQVRQLVPATPEVFLLVVASGPPFALEALRIAVPPLGERDALRMLRKVAGPETVARAKPRLPALLDTCAGNAFALKAAAMRLFAEGTAEEMNDEPDCPEVSHASARSHPVHTVAREACRRLGPEPARLCRLTALGGWPAIDARLASDAAAVTEAEAARMLAEAADAQLVEPVGDGRYRFRPEVRRHLADAAGPEHGIPECFAAVSRVLDGLLNRALHAAHAALPQSWRTEPAPARGTPYGGAAEGMAALLAEAGNLVRAVSVADEYQHIGTALRLARALWPLQLKAGHWDEVLPALRIAARCADEHQPRTRMAGALHFQLGHCLGELGRWEEAEHAVRAAVAGERAAGHVRGEASSVEFLGLLSLYRWRYEAAYERFVEAEGIYRRIGPGQEGAADLPRALALIERHQGRALRGLGRLAESRLRLEAARDFFAERGEAYNQARTLTDLAETLHDAGEHAEALTRIAEAERLLSPEQATVHLGYLARLRLRCEAARSR, encoded by the coding sequence GTGATCGAGATCGTCACGGTGAGCGCGCTCACCGCATTCCTCGCGGCGGTGGGGAACGGCGCGGCCGGAGAAGTGGGCAAGCAGCTGCTCGTGTCGACGGGCACGCTGGTGAGACGGACCCTGGGCCGGGAGACGCCGCTGCCGGCCACCGCGGAGGGGCGGGAGGCACTGGCGCGGCAGATGCACGCGCGCCTGAGTGACGAGGGCGGGCGGTCCGGCGAGTGGGCCCTGCTGCTGCGGAGCCTGCCGGACGCGGCGGTGGCGCTGCGCCCCGTGGCGGGACTGCCGCCCGCCGCACGGGACTTCACCGACCGCGAGAACGTCCTGAGGCAGCTGAAGCGGGAGGCGACCCGCGCCGCCGCCGGGCGGCCGCGGGTCGCGCTGCTGCACGGGCCGCCCGGCATCGGCACCACCGCGGTGGCCCTGCACTGGGGCGCCGCCCAGATCGCGCGGTACCCCGACGGACAGTTCTACGTCGATCTGCGCGACGCGGCCGGGGAGGGTGGGCTGGAACCGGCCGCCGTCCTGCTGCGCCTGCTGCGGCAGATGGGCGTCGAGCCCGAGCGGATTCCGCCCACGGAGACCGGGCGGGAACAGCTCTACCGGCGGTTGACGGCCGGCCGCCGGGCGCTGGTGGTGATCGACCACGCCTCCTCGGTGGCGCAGGTCCGCCAACTCGTTCCGGCCACGCCGGAGGTCTTTTTGCTGGTGGTGGCCTCCGGTCCGCCGTTCGCGCTGGAGGCGCTGCGCATCGCCGTACCACCGCTGGGCGAGCGGGACGCGCTGCGGATGCTGAGGAAGGTGGCCGGGCCCGAGACGGTCGCGCGGGCCAAGCCGCGGCTGCCCGCCCTGCTGGACACCTGCGCGGGCAACGCCTTCGCTCTGAAGGCGGCGGCGATGCGCCTGTTTGCGGAGGGTACAGCCGAGGAAATGAACGATGAGCCGGACTGCCCGGAGGTATCCCACGCGTCCGCGCGGTCTCATCCGGTGCACACCGTGGCACGGGAGGCGTGTCGCCGTCTCGGGCCGGAGCCGGCGCGGCTGTGCCGGCTGACCGCGCTGGGTGGCTGGCCCGCGATTGACGCCCGGCTGGCCTCGGACGCCGCCGCCGTGACCGAGGCGGAAGCCGCCCGGATGCTCGCCGAGGCGGCGGACGCGCAGCTGGTGGAGCCGGTGGGGGACGGACGGTACCGCTTCCGGCCCGAGGTGCGCCGCCATCTGGCCGACGCCGCCGGGCCGGAGCACGGGATTCCGGAGTGCTTCGCGGCGGTGTCACGGGTGCTCGATGGGCTGCTGAACCGGGCGCTGCACGCCGCCCACGCCGCCCTGCCGCAGAGCTGGCGGACCGAGCCCGCACCCGCGCGGGGGACTCCGTACGGCGGCGCGGCCGAGGGCATGGCGGCCCTGCTGGCCGAGGCCGGGAACCTGGTGCGGGCGGTCTCGGTGGCGGACGAGTACCAGCACATCGGCACGGCGCTGCGGCTGGCCCGCGCGCTGTGGCCGCTTCAGCTGAAGGCCGGACACTGGGACGAGGTGCTGCCCGCCCTCCGGATCGCGGCCCGGTGCGCCGACGAGCACCAGCCGCGCACCCGCATGGCGGGCGCGCTCCACTTCCAACTGGGCCACTGCCTGGGCGAGCTGGGGCGGTGGGAGGAGGCCGAGCACGCGGTGCGCGCCGCCGTCGCCGGTGAGCGGGCGGCGGGCCACGTACGGGGCGAGGCGTCGTCCGTGGAGTTCCTCGGCCTGTTGTCGCTGTACCGATGGCGGTACGAGGCGGCGTACGAGCGGTTCGTCGAGGCGGAGGGCATCTACCGGCGGATCGGCCCCGGCCAGGAGGGCGCGGCGGACCTGCCGCGTGCCCTCGCCCTGATCGAGCGGCACCAGGGGCGTGCCCTGCGCGGCCTGGGACGGCTGGCGGAATCCCGCCTCCGTCTGGAGGCCGCGCGGGACTTCTTCGCGGAACGGGGAGAGGCGTACAACCAGGCCCGTACGCTCACGGACCTCGCCGAGACGCTGCACGACGCCGGCGAGCACGCCGAGGCTCTGACGAGGATCGCCGAGGCTGAACGCCTGCTCAGTCCGGAACAGGCGACTGTGCACCTGGGCTATCTGGCCCGGCTGCGGCTGCGCTGCGAGGCCGCCCGGTCCCGGTAG
- a CDS encoding DUF397 domain-containing protein: MRIAVDLSRAEWIKSSYSDGNGGECVEFTPGIAPTAGVVTVRDSKHPADPALLFPMEAWTSFTTAVRGGEFPAL, translated from the coding sequence ATGAGGATTGCCGTCGACCTGTCCCGTGCTGAATGGATCAAGTCCAGCTACAGCGACGGTAATGGAGGTGAGTGCGTGGAATTCACACCCGGTATAGCCCCCACTGCCGGTGTCGTCACCGTCCGGGACAGCAAGCACCCGGCAGACCCCGCCCTCCTCTTCCCCATGGAGGCGTGGACATCGTTCACCACCGCCGTGCGCGGCGGAGAGTTCCCGGCGCTCTGA
- a CDS encoding DUF4386 domain-containing protein, giving the protein MPSTTPPTTSPAPPTRTTPGEHTPGRRPQGGPPLLAPVLAFTVLTIGYVVVNRSTPRPDASGKDVLTYARDHGTTIELGSLLLFASATPLALMAAVLYRRLRALGITAPGSAITLVGGVLAAAALSGSALFGWAGGRLPMDADPALARALADLSFLSGGAAYSVTFAMLVAGISVTGLMARLLPRPLTWAGLALAAAGMLSMLSLVADPFSYLLPVVRFGGLVWLVIAAVLLPRTRPSRHQ; this is encoded by the coding sequence ATGCCCAGCACGACCCCCCCGACCACATCCCCCGCCCCTCCCACCCGGACGACCCCCGGTGAGCACACCCCCGGCCGCCGCCCCCAGGGCGGGCCCCCGCTGCTGGCCCCCGTGCTCGCGTTCACCGTCCTGACCATCGGCTACGTCGTCGTCAACCGCTCGACCCCGCGCCCCGACGCCTCCGGCAAGGACGTGCTGACGTACGCGCGGGACCACGGCACCACCATCGAGCTGGGCTCGCTGCTGCTGTTCGCCTCGGCCACGCCATTGGCGCTCATGGCAGCGGTGCTCTACCGCCGACTGCGGGCGCTGGGCATCACCGCACCGGGCTCGGCGATCACGCTGGTGGGCGGGGTGCTGGCGGCCGCGGCGCTGAGCGGCAGCGCGCTGTTCGGCTGGGCCGGTGGCCGTCTGCCCATGGACGCCGATCCGGCCCTGGCCCGCGCGCTGGCCGACCTGTCGTTCCTGTCCGGCGGCGCCGCCTACTCGGTGACGTTCGCGATGCTCGTCGCCGGCATCTCGGTGACCGGACTGATGGCCCGCCTGCTGCCCCGCCCGCTGACCTGGGCCGGGCTGGCCCTGGCCGCCGCGGGGATGCTCTCCATGCTCTCGCTGGTGGCCGACCCGTTCAGCTACCTGCTGCCGGTCGTGCGCTTCGGCGGGCTCGTCTGGCTGGTCATCGCCGCCGTCCTGCTGCCCCGCACCCGCCCGTCACGGCACCAGTGA
- a CDS encoding MarR family winged helix-turn-helix transcriptional regulator gives MGTTNEGERPPGPHPTGAAFLLAQLGAHAAKLFAERLVELDLTPPQGGLLRLLAGSPGRSQRELADDLGMPPSRFVAFADELERRGLIERRKNPVDRRLYAVHLTDEGGKVLAKLRKVGAEHERRMTEGLSEEEREQLTGLLRRLADRQGLSPGVHPGFRSVRAERSGRAERSGRRAGHREGVPGDGVGDGGSSM, from the coding sequence ATGGGAACGACCAACGAAGGTGAACGGCCACCAGGCCCACACCCCACCGGTGCCGCCTTTCTGCTGGCCCAGCTCGGCGCCCACGCCGCCAAGCTGTTCGCCGAGCGCCTGGTGGAGCTTGACCTGACCCCGCCGCAGGGCGGCCTGCTGCGGCTGCTGGCCGGTTCCCCGGGCCGCAGCCAGCGCGAGCTCGCCGACGACCTGGGCATGCCGCCGAGCCGGTTCGTCGCGTTCGCCGACGAGCTGGAGCGGCGCGGGCTGATCGAGCGCCGTAAGAACCCTGTCGACCGGCGCCTGTACGCGGTCCATCTGACCGACGAGGGCGGGAAGGTGCTGGCCAAGCTGCGGAAGGTGGGCGCGGAGCACGAACGCCGGATGACCGAGGGCCTCTCGGAGGAGGAGCGGGAACAGCTGACCGGGCTGCTGCGGCGGCTGGCGGACCGGCAGGGCCTCAGCCCCGGCGTTCACCCCGGCTTCCGCTCCGTGCGCGCCGAGCGCTCCGGCCGTGCCGAGCGCTCCGGCCGCCGGGCGGGCCACCGGGAGGGGGTGCCCGGCGACGGCGTGGGGGACGGTGGCTCCTCGATGTAG
- a CDS encoding type II toxin-antitoxin system VapC family toxin, translating into MSGTLVLDCEGLSQLVRRNPELTEWLAAAEAEDIRVVTSSVTLVEARDPRTHQARFDYAVSRVNVVPPTEVIARHASKLLAAAGLHGHKYALDAIVAATALTSPSPVTVLTSDPEDLGLLCGPAVRVFKV; encoded by the coding sequence GTGAGCGGGACCCTGGTCCTGGACTGCGAAGGGCTGTCCCAGCTCGTACGGCGTAACCCCGAACTCACGGAGTGGCTGGCCGCGGCCGAGGCCGAGGACATCCGCGTGGTCACCAGCTCGGTCACACTGGTCGAGGCGCGCGATCCCAGGACACACCAGGCCCGGTTCGACTACGCCGTCTCACGCGTCAACGTCGTGCCGCCGACCGAGGTCATCGCCCGCCACGCCAGCAAGCTCCTTGCCGCGGCGGGTCTGCACGGCCACAAGTACGCACTCGACGCCATCGTGGCCGCCACCGCACTGACCTCGCCGTCTCCCGTCACCGTTCTGACCTCGGACCCTGAGGACTTGGGCCTGCTCTGCGGACCAGCCGTGCGCGTGTTCAAGGTCTGA
- a CDS encoding DUF6531 domain-containing protein translates to MALASVWAVLQLLLLSWPVRTVRWPTVLLAFGVGAYGCGVLSMLLELVVARQLATARQKSLAAVMDVVSWTTAPVVEELLKVAPLLVVGWALRGRMQWGLADFVVLGGAAGAGFSLLENLLMYAESAGKAVPSDEGGWLIAQGLSGQPYVPGLGQILGSWFPSPTGTIDVVDGPALPYEVHIVASVLGGLAVGLLWCGTRALTRAAALVPMAGAVAIHWVTNHAAAFQGNDTAMEWRERLAGEWGLWIILGCLAAAWIWDLRRSRAGRRREPEVALTAERQGRTAPEALFGYALSRSPATWIIALGYARRRRALLYATAHPRTRAEKLRPLRESVAEQTRRMDATSSQEAWHGVTLRQLWRRAKEQRPRRPRHEKVLLVLSLLLAVPSLLYLAVGSFPATKDLQEYFTEGTGLRILIGVGLAGLALTLWRLISAVRGYRAASASVLGETVALVQFRVAVCAGTLVVGVLLLSRWPAIADGEAPLAGYDILGTHRFLLEKLLEVGLPLLLTLAMFAMPYALPLELAMGGGLAETLLMGLAPRALAPIASRVGARLATREAMRWARGALRSRGRGVFSRTWDRVRHGRTDPVDVATGRMFLPQTDVALPGVLPLVFSRRVDSGYRAGRWFGPTWASTADQRLEFDQRGVVFFTEDGLLLAYPHPVPGGTAVLPAEGPRWPLARTADGGTYTVTDPQTGLVRAFTPHRDEALALLREITDRNGNRVTFTYDASGTPVEILHNGGYRLRLTSENERITGLYVADVRVRGYGYTDGHLTEVTGSSGLPLRFAYDQAGRITSWTDTNHRWYSYAYDEHDRVIAEGGEGGHHTLRIGYDGVDPDFPDLKITTLTSPDGAVTRYLIDEAHQVVGEIDAAGAVSRTTYDQAGRTVAETDPLGRTTGLRYDEHGRPTAVIRPDGSEISAVLDAQGNPVRITDPGGAVWRQTFDAAGNRTALTDPLDATTRYLYDARGGLLAITDPLGATTRVRCDGAGLPIEITDPLGATTHYRRDAFGRVVAETDPLGAVTRYEWNPEGELLRRTRPDGSTESWTYDGEGNCTTHTDAVGGTTVYEYTHFDLPAARTDPDGARYTFTHDAAARLTQVTNPQGLTWNYSYDPAGHLIAETDFDGRRVTYEHDAAGQLIFRTDPLGRRTRYVHDALGRLVARDAAGQVATFRWSPTGVLLEAVGPDARLTRTYDPVGRMLSETVNGRTLRLAYDAAGQRVSRRTPAGAETTYAYDAAGNRTTLTAGNHALTSAHDAAGRETTRRIGHTLTLTNAWDPLGRLTTQSLTGASGTIHHRAYTYRPDGHLTAVDDHLSGRRTFSLDPTGRVTTVHADSWTETYAYDEAGNQTHATWPSTQPAQEATGPRTYTGTRITGAGSVRYEHDAAGRLTLRQQTRLSRKPDTWHYTWDTEDRLTSVTTPDGTVWRYHYDPFGRRTAKQRLTATGDVAEETTFAWDGPTLIEQTTTAPDLPHPVTLTWDHDGLRPIAQTERVTDTTTQREIDARFFAIVTDLVGTPTELVDTSGTIAWHTRTTLWGTTTWAADSTAYTPLRFPGQYFDPESGLHYNHHRYYDPDSARYLTPDPLGLAPAPNPFTYVHNPHVSLDPDGLAPCRPGPGALIQDEQRGAGNVWTKDLSHVTGKTARSRNRAIDAMIREDFQHLRFTHRPRYSPWASTGIAKNNVGTQVGWKSFVSRDELRNTLVHEELHHRWYGRGIPGGTHHPRDGSGMSAQFYETVDRYMRMRGWR, encoded by the coding sequence ATGGCGCTTGCGTCGGTATGGGCCGTGCTACAGCTGTTGTTGCTGTCCTGGCCGGTGCGGACGGTGCGGTGGCCGACGGTGCTCCTCGCCTTCGGGGTGGGCGCGTACGGCTGCGGCGTGCTCTCGATGCTGCTGGAGCTCGTGGTGGCACGGCAGTTGGCCACCGCGAGGCAGAAGTCTCTGGCGGCCGTCATGGATGTGGTGTCGTGGACGACGGCCCCGGTGGTGGAGGAGCTGCTGAAGGTCGCACCACTCCTGGTCGTGGGGTGGGCGCTGCGCGGGCGGATGCAGTGGGGTCTGGCGGACTTCGTGGTGCTGGGCGGCGCCGCCGGGGCGGGGTTCAGCCTGCTGGAGAACCTTCTGATGTACGCCGAGTCCGCGGGCAAGGCCGTTCCCTCGGATGAGGGAGGCTGGCTGATCGCACAGGGACTGAGCGGTCAACCGTACGTTCCCGGCCTCGGGCAGATCCTCGGCAGCTGGTTTCCGTCACCGACCGGCACCATCGACGTCGTCGACGGGCCGGCACTCCCCTACGAGGTACACATCGTCGCCAGCGTGCTCGGCGGGCTGGCGGTGGGCCTGTTGTGGTGCGGTACCCGCGCGCTGACCCGGGCGGCGGCGCTGGTGCCGATGGCGGGGGCGGTGGCGATCCACTGGGTGACCAATCACGCCGCCGCCTTCCAGGGCAACGACACCGCGATGGAGTGGCGGGAGAGGCTGGCCGGGGAGTGGGGCCTGTGGATCATCCTGGGGTGCCTCGCCGCCGCGTGGATCTGGGATCTGCGCCGGTCCCGCGCAGGCCGGCGGCGCGAGCCCGAGGTCGCGCTGACCGCCGAACGCCAGGGCCGGACCGCCCCCGAAGCCCTCTTCGGATACGCCCTGTCGCGCTCCCCGGCCACCTGGATCATCGCCCTGGGCTACGCCCGGCGGCGCAGAGCGCTGCTGTACGCCACGGCCCACCCCCGCACCCGCGCGGAGAAGCTGCGGCCGCTGCGCGAGTCGGTCGCCGAGCAGACCCGGCGCATGGACGCCACCTCCAGCCAGGAGGCATGGCACGGCGTGACCTTACGGCAGCTGTGGCGCCGGGCGAAGGAGCAGCGGCCCCGCCGGCCACGGCACGAGAAGGTCCTCCTGGTGCTCAGCCTGCTGCTGGCCGTCCCCTCCCTGCTGTATCTGGCGGTGGGCTCCTTCCCGGCCACGAAGGATCTCCAGGAGTACTTCACCGAGGGCACCGGGCTGCGCATCCTGATCGGCGTCGGCCTGGCCGGGCTGGCCCTGACCCTGTGGCGCCTGATCTCCGCCGTACGCGGCTACCGGGCCGCGAGCGCTTCCGTCCTCGGCGAGACCGTCGCCCTGGTCCAGTTCCGCGTCGCCGTCTGCGCGGGCACCCTCGTGGTCGGCGTCCTGCTGCTGTCCCGCTGGCCGGCGATCGCCGACGGCGAGGCCCCGCTGGCCGGTTACGACATCCTCGGCACCCACCGCTTCCTCCTGGAAAAGCTGCTCGAGGTCGGCCTTCCCCTTCTCCTCACCCTGGCCATGTTCGCCATGCCGTACGCGCTGCCGCTGGAACTCGCCATGGGTGGAGGGCTGGCGGAGACCCTGCTGATGGGCCTCGCCCCGCGTGCCCTGGCCCCGATCGCCTCCCGCGTCGGGGCCAGGCTGGCGACGCGTGAGGCGATGCGCTGGGCGCGCGGCGCCCTCCGGAGCCGTGGCCGGGGGGTGTTCTCCCGTACCTGGGACCGGGTGCGGCACGGCCGTACCGATCCGGTGGACGTGGCGACCGGACGGATGTTCCTGCCGCAGACGGATGTGGCGCTGCCGGGTGTGCTGCCGCTGGTGTTCTCCCGCCGGGTGGACTCCGGATACCGCGCCGGGCGGTGGTTCGGCCCGACCTGGGCCTCAACGGCCGACCAGCGACTGGAGTTCGACCAGCGGGGCGTGGTCTTCTTCACCGAGGACGGCCTGCTGCTGGCCTATCCGCATCCGGTGCCGGGCGGCACCGCGGTCCTGCCCGCGGAGGGGCCGCGGTGGCCCCTGGCACGGACGGCGGACGGCGGCACGTACACCGTCACCGACCCGCAGACCGGGCTCGTCCGCGCCTTCACCCCCCACCGCGACGAGGCACTGGCACTGCTGCGGGAGATCACCGACCGCAACGGCAACCGCGTCACCTTCACCTACGACGCTTCCGGCACGCCCGTCGAGATCCTCCACAACGGTGGTTACCGGCTGCGGCTGACGTCGGAGAACGAGCGGATCACCGGCCTGTACGTGGCGGACGTGCGGGTGAGGGGCTACGGCTACACCGACGGCCACCTCACCGAAGTGACGGGCTCCTCGGGCCTGCCGCTGCGTTTCGCCTACGACCAGGCCGGGCGGATCACGTCCTGGACCGACACCAACCACCGCTGGTACTCCTACGCCTACGACGAGCACGACCGGGTCATCGCCGAGGGCGGCGAGGGCGGTCACCACACCCTCCGCATCGGCTACGACGGAGTGGACCCGGACTTCCCCGATCTGAAGATCACCACCCTGACCTCGCCGGACGGTGCGGTCACCCGCTATCTGATCGACGAGGCGCACCAGGTCGTCGGGGAGATCGACGCGGCCGGCGCGGTCAGCCGCACCACGTATGACCAGGCCGGCCGTACGGTCGCGGAGACCGACCCGCTGGGCCGCACCACCGGCCTGCGCTACGACGAGCACGGGCGTCCGACGGCCGTGATCCGCCCGGACGGCAGCGAGATCAGCGCGGTGCTCGACGCACAGGGCAACCCGGTGCGGATCACCGATCCGGGCGGCGCGGTGTGGCGGCAGACCTTCGACGCGGCGGGCAACCGCACCGCGCTCACCGACCCGCTCGACGCCACCACCCGCTACCTCTACGACGCGCGCGGCGGCCTGCTCGCCATCACCGACCCGCTGGGCGCGACGACCCGGGTGCGCTGCGACGGGGCCGGGCTCCCGATCGAGATCACGGACCCGCTGGGAGCCACCACCCACTACCGGCGGGACGCGTTCGGCCGCGTCGTGGCCGAGACCGACCCCCTGGGCGCGGTGACCCGCTACGAGTGGAACCCGGAAGGCGAACTCCTGCGCCGCACCCGGCCGGACGGGTCGACGGAGTCGTGGACGTACGACGGCGAGGGCAACTGCACCACGCACACCGACGCCGTCGGCGGTACGACCGTGTACGAGTACACCCACTTCGACCTGCCGGCCGCCCGCACCGACCCGGACGGGGCCCGCTACACCTTCACCCACGACGCGGCGGCGCGGCTGACCCAGGTCACCAACCCGCAGGGCCTGACGTGGAATTACAGCTACGACCCGGCAGGCCACCTGATAGCGGAGACGGACTTCGACGGTCGTAGGGTGACGTACGAGCACGACGCGGCCGGCCAACTCATCTTCCGTACCGACCCGCTGGGCCGGCGCACCCGCTACGTCCACGACGCGCTGGGCCGCCTGGTGGCAAGGGACGCCGCCGGGCAGGTAGCGACCTTCCGCTGGAGCCCGACCGGAGTACTACTCGAGGCCGTCGGCCCGGACGCCAGACTGACCCGGACCTACGACCCCGTCGGCCGCATGCTGTCCGAGACCGTGAACGGCCGCACCCTGCGCCTGGCCTACGACGCAGCGGGGCAGCGTGTCTCCCGCCGCACCCCGGCAGGAGCGGAGACCACCTACGCCTACGACGCGGCGGGCAACCGCACCACGCTGACCGCCGGGAACCATGCCCTCACCTCCGCACACGACGCGGCGGGCCGCGAAACCACGCGCCGCATCGGCCACACCCTCACCCTCACCAACGCCTGGGACCCGCTCGGCCGCCTGACCACGCAATCGCTGACCGGTGCATCCGGCACCATCCACCACCGGGCGTACACCTACCGACCCGACGGCCACCTCACCGCGGTGGACGACCACCTGTCGGGCCGGCGCACCTTCAGCCTGGACCCGACAGGCCGGGTGACCACCGTCCACGCCGACAGCTGGACCGAGACCTACGCCTACGACGAGGCGGGCAACCAAACCCACGCCACCTGGCCGAGCACACAACCCGCGCAGGAGGCGACGGGCCCCCGCACCTACACCGGCACGCGCATCACCGGCGCGGGCTCGGTCCGCTACGAACACGACGCCGCCGGCCGCCTCACCCTCCGCCAGCAGACCCGCCTCTCCCGCAAACCCGACACCTGGCACTACACCTGGGACACCGAAGACCGCCTCACCTCGGTCACCACCCCCGACGGCACGGTCTGGCGCTACCACTACGACCCCTTCGGCCGCCGCACCGCCAAACAACGCCTCACCGCCACGGGTGACGTCGCGGAGGAAACCACCTTCGCCTGGGACGGCCCCACCCTCATAGAACAGACCACCACCGCCCCGGACCTCCCCCACCCGGTCACCCTCACCTGGGACCACGACGGACTCCGCCCCATAGCCCAGACCGAGCGCGTCACCGACACCACCACCCAACGCGAGATCGACGCCCGCTTCTTCGCGATCGTCACCGACCTGGTCGGCACCCCCACCGAACTCGTCGACACATCGGGCACCATCGCGTGGCACACCCGCACCACCCTCTGGGGCACCACCACCTGGGCCGCCGACAGCACGGCCTACACCCCCTTGCGCTTCCCTGGCCAGTATTTCGACCCAGAAAGCGGCCTCCACTACAACCACCACCGCTACTACGATCCGGATTCCGCCCGCTATCTCACCCCCGACCCCCTGGGCCTCGCCCCGGCCCCCAACCCCTTCACGTACGTCCACAATCCTCATGTTTCGCTGGACCCTGACGGCCTCGCGCCATGCCGCCCCGGCCCGGGGGCGCTCATACAGGATGAGCAGAGGGGCGCGGGGAATGTCTGGACGAAGGACCTGAGTCATGTGACCGGCAAGACGGCACGATCGCGGAATCGGGCGATCGACGCCATGATCAGAGAGGATTTCCAGCACCTGCGGTTCACGCATCGGCCCCGGTACAGCCCCTGGGCAAGCACGGGAATCGCCAAAAATAATGTGGGTACTCAAGTCGGATGGAAGTCATTTGTCAGCAGGGACGAGCTGCGTAACACACTTGTGCACGAGGAACTCCATCACCGCTGGTACGGGCGCGGCATCCCCGGTGGCACACATCACCCTCGCGACGGCTCCGGCATGTCCGCGCAATTCTATGAAACGGTGGACAGATACATGAGAATGCGAGGCTGGCGATGA
- a CDS encoding carboxymuconolactone decarboxylase family protein: protein MVRISLTPPDTLLNRIGAWYSRRTYGKVLDPGLAAGHNARVLLTYVRAERGAAKWNRLDAGLKHLAVMAVSARINCSWCLDFGHWEADSLGLPMEKISKVPGWRDHQDAFTELELLVLDYAEAMTETEPRVTDELAAALIERLGEAAFVELTAMVGLENYRSRVNSAFGLTSQGFSDACGVPSGVPSRT, encoded by the coding sequence ATGGTCCGTATCTCGCTCACCCCGCCCGACACGCTGCTCAACCGCATCGGCGCCTGGTACTCCCGGCGCACCTACGGCAAGGTGCTCGACCCCGGTCTGGCCGCCGGGCACAACGCGCGGGTGCTGCTCACCTACGTCCGGGCCGAGCGCGGTGCCGCCAAGTGGAACCGCCTCGACGCGGGCCTCAAGCACCTGGCGGTCATGGCCGTGTCGGCCAGGATCAACTGCTCGTGGTGCCTGGATTTCGGCCACTGGGAGGCCGACTCCCTCGGACTCCCGATGGAGAAGATCTCCAAGGTGCCGGGGTGGCGCGACCACCAGGACGCCTTCACCGAGCTGGAGTTGCTCGTCCTGGACTACGCCGAGGCGATGACCGAGACCGAACCCCGCGTCACCGACGAGCTCGCGGCCGCCCTGATCGAGCGGCTCGGTGAGGCGGCCTTCGTCGAACTCACCGCCATGGTCGGCCTGGAGAACTACCGCTCGCGCGTCAACAGCGCCTTCGGCCTGACCAGTCAGGGATTCTCGGACGCCTGCGGCGTACCGTCCGGGGTACCGTCGCGGACGTGA